In Archocentrus centrarchus isolate MPI-CPG fArcCen1 chromosome 21, fArcCen1, whole genome shotgun sequence, the following are encoded in one genomic region:
- the slc39a10 gene encoding zinc transporter ZIP10: protein MRVQVHTKFCLLCVLTFLFHQCNHCHGEGHHHQHDGHHHSDHSSVHSDLQISEAPYMRGVTVSPGSKSVQVADALEEEQHFYIQQLFRRYGQKDRLDFQGFQSLLFSLGLGEVKVVGVNHEDLGHDHVAHLDLLDMQEGVHSHSSTNDGHGHQHGHGHPHQKPDFQHPHTERVPTRCSQTTAGAPIEHDHVHDHDHDHGHNHSHTNVEDSDTHDYSHNHTHDEEHKHEQVNHMDLSSHPHTDHDSSNHSDHEHDHNHIHEVHTGIDGTPLNQEQLRSANLEPSQVPQRLQPAPATTAIRPKKPRKPGRVRGQRGQDKTPSSHVSPSGDHDHENSHDHDRTHGHSHSHKDKREVPGAPPISQSVPKPANHPGGLLHQHEKCLNITQLLTHYGLSSDSLISPSQFTYLCPALLYQIDSRVCIRHYHQMDVEQEASESVSSVWVWIWGFVSITIISLLSLLGVVLVPILKQSCFKFLLTFLVALAVGTLSGDALLHLLPHSQGQHDHSKHGTIQDDDLATAFDGVWKGLTALAGIYLLFIIEHCIGMFKHYRDQGGMKKVSEEGNIGRKLSDHKLNRRSDAEWLHLKPLSEDPDSTTVSCDNSHNDTQLTELHTPDSPTNKTPLAPSNPRQSPTRENGCKNKKHGHGHGHSHGHGHSHGGNCHSDQEMKDAGIASIAWMVIMGDGMHNFSDGLAIGAAFSANLTGGISTSVAVFCHELPHELGDFAVLLKAGMTVKQAIVYNLLSALMAYVGMLIGTAVGQYTHNVTNWIFAITAGMFLYVALVDMLPEMLHGDSEDHKRCQLGHFILQNLGMLTGFAIMLLIAIFEDRIVFDFGF, encoded by the exons CTTCCATCAGTGCAACCACTGCCATGGAGAAGGACACCACCATCAGCACGATGGACATCACCACAGTGATCACAGCAGCGTTCACAGCGACCTGCAGATTTCTGAGGCTCCATACATGAGGGGAGTCACAGTGTCCCCAGGGTCCAAGAGCGTGCAAGTTGCGGATGCGCTTGAGGAGGAGCAGCACTTCTATATCCAGCAGCTTTTCAGGCGCTATGGCCAGAAGGACCGGTTAGATTTCCAGGGCTTTCAGAGTCTGTTGTTTAGCTTGGGTTTGGGAGAAGTGAAGGtggtaggtgtgaatcatgagGATCTGGGCCATGACCATGTAGCCCACCTCGACCTGCTGGATATGCAGGAGGGGGTGCACTCACATTCATCCACTAATGATGGCCATGGCCACCAGCATGGTCACGGTCATCCACACCAAAAGCCAGACTTCCAGCATCCACACACAGAACGAGTTCCCACTCGGTGCAGCCAAACCACTGCTGGTGCACCCATAGAACATGACCATGTTCATGATCACGACCATGACCATGGACATAATCACAGTCACACTAATGTAGAAGATAGTGACACACACGACTACAGTCACAATCACACACATGACGAAGAGCACAAACACGAGCAGGTTAACCACATGGACCTGTCTTCCCACCCTCACACTGACCACGACAGCAGCAATCACAGTGATCATGAACATGACCACAATCACATTCATGAAGTGCACACAGGCATAGATGGCACTCCCCTCAACCAGGAGCAGCTGCGTTCTGCCAACTTGGAGCCATCTCAAGTGCCCCAGAGGCTGCAGCCTGCTCCTGCTACAACAGCAATCCGGCCCAAGAAACCCAGGAAACCGGGAAGGGTCAGAGGACAGCGGGGGCAAGACAAAACCCCTTCTTCTCACGTATCTCCGTCTGGTGACCATGACCATGAAAACAGTCATGACCATGATCGCACTCATGGCCACAGTCACTCTCATAAAGATAAGAGAGAGGTACCGGGGGCACCTCCCATTTCTCAGTCTGTCCCCAAACCAGCTAATCATCCAGGTGGATTGTTGCATCAGCATGAAAag tgtttgaaCATCACTCAGCTCCTCACCCACTACGGTCTTAGTTCGGACTCACTCATCTCCCCCAGCCAGTTCACCTATCTTTGTCCAGCCTTGCTCTACCAAATAGACAGTCGCGTCTGTATCCGCCATTACCATCAGATGGATGTGGAGCAGGAAGCCTCTGAGTCTGTCAGTTCTG tGTGGGTCTGGATCTGGGGATTTGtgtccatcaccatcatcagccTGCTGTCCCTGCTGGGTGTCGTACTCGTGCCTATCCTCAAGCAGTCGTGCTTCAAATTCCTGCTCACCTTTCTTGTAGCATTGGCAGTGGGCACGCTCAGTGGTGACGCTCTCCTTCACCTGCTGCCTCAC TCCCAAGGGCAGCACGACCACAGCAAACATGGGACGATCCAGGACGATGATCTAGCAACAGCTTTTGATGGAGTGTGGAAGGGGCTTACAGCCTTGGCCGGCATCTACCTCCTCTTCATCATTGAACACTGTATTGGCATGTTTAAGCACTACAGAGACCAGGGG GGCATGAAGAAAGTGAGTGAGGAGGGCAATATTGGGAGGAAGTTGTCCGATCATAAATTAAATCGGCGCTCGGATGCAGAGTGGCTGCACCTGAAGCCGCTCAGTGAAG ACCCCGACAGCACAACCGTCTCCTGCGACAACAGCCACAATGACACGCAGCTCACTGAACTCCACACACCCGACTCTCCCACCAACAAGACGCCCCTGGCACCCTCAAACCCCCGTCAGTCCCCCACCAGGGAGAATGGATGTAAAAACAAGAAGCACGGTCACGGACACGGGCACTCGCACGGACACGGTCACTCTCATGGGGGAAACTGCCACTCAGACCAGGAGATGAAGGATGCTGGTATAGCCAGCATTGCCTGGATGGTCATCATGGGAGATGGCATGCACAATTTCAGCGACGGCCTCGCCATAG GCGCAGCATTCAGTGCAAACCTGACAGGTGGCATCAGTACATCAGTGGCTGTTTTCTGCCATGAATTACCTCATGAACTCG GTGACTTTGCGGTGCTGCTGAAAGCCGGGATGACGGTGAAACAGGCTATTGTCTACAATCTGCTGTCCGCCCTCATGGCCTACGTTGGCATGCTGATTGGTACAGCTGTGGGCCAGTACACGCACAATGTCACCAACTGGATCTTCGCCATCACAGCTGGCATGTTCCTTTATGTAGCTCTGGTGGATATG CTGCCAGAAATGCTTCATGGGGACAGTGAGGACCACAAGCGCTGCCAGCTGGGACACTTTATCCTACAGAACCTGGGCATGCTGACTGGGTTCGCCATCATGCTGCTCATCGCCATCTTCGAAGACCGCATTGTTTTCGATTTTGGCTTCTAG